Genomic DNA from Deinococcus humi:
CTGTCCAGCGCCTTCTCCCCTGCCCCGAAGCCGTTCTGGGACAGGATGTAGGCGGTCACGTCCAGATATTGCTGCTTGGACAGTTTGCCGGCCTGTCCCAGCGGCATGTTCTGGGAGATATAGCTGTGCAGCCTGCTGATCGGCTGGCCGCCCCACTTGCCCAGGAAACCGCCGCCCTTGAGGGCTGGCCCGGAGCCGCCGCCCAGATTCTGACCGTGACAGCCCTGGCAGTTGGAGGCGTAGACCTTGCCTCCACTCTTGGCCTGTGACTCCGAGAACGGCAGCTTGGTTTGAGATGAGTCAGACGCGGAATTGGACGATTCGGCAGCGGCCAGGGCCAGCGTCAGGGCGGTCAGGCCACCCAGAACGAGCGTGGCGGTAACGGGTGGGAACTTCATGATCAACCTCCTGTTGGGGCGAGAAGATGGGCCGGTCTGGAACGGGAGTTGGGCTGCTTGCTCAAATCGGGCACCGTCAATCGTCTCCGCCCGGCGGCGCGGCGGGCGTGCGGATCGGGGCACTGTCGGCGGGGGCGCTGGCCTCCCCGGAGACCACGGTGATCACGCCCGCCGCCACCTGCCGGGGGTTGTCGTTGGTGTAGCGGGTCTGCTGGCCCTGCTGGTTGCCGTAGCGGTCCGACTGCGTGGATGGGTTGCCGGCGAAGCCCGCCGCGTAGGGACTTTCGAAGACGTACGCCCCCGGCTCGGTGAAGGCGTGCGTCCAGCTCTCACCGGGGTAGAGCGTGCCCGAACGCCACGGCGCGGCGTTGGCAGGCTGCGCGGTGTCCGGCGTCAGGTTCGGGGCGCCGGGGGGGCGGCTCTGGCGGGTCACGACATCACCGGCGTGGTAGTACACCTCGCGCGGCTGGACGCCGGCGTTGTGGAAGGTCACGCTGGCACCCGGCGCGATCCGCAGGGTGGCCGGGGCAAATAGACCGGTGTCGGTCAGGTCGATGGCGTAAGCGTTGCGCTCGCGGTAGCCCGCCGAGCAGCCGCTCAGCAGCGCCCCCAGCAGCAGCACGGCAGTTCCCCTCATGTCAGCAGCTCCCCGGGACGCCTGAAGTAACGGTCACGAATGGCGTCGGCGCTGCGGTAGGTCAGCGCCAGCAGGGTGCCGGTGGGATTGGCGCCTGGATTCTGCGGGTACAGCGCCGCGCCGGTCACGAAGACGTTGGGGGCGTCCCACACCTGCCCGTACGAGTTGGTCACGGAGTTGCTCGGATCGCTGCCCATGATCGCGCCGCCAGTGCAGTGGGTGCTCTGGTACTGGTGGACGTTGTATCCCCCCAGTTCGCTGGTGGTCTTGAGCCGCGTCGGCTTCATGCGGCGGGCGATCTGGTCGGTCTTGGTCGCCAGAAACCGATACATGTTCTTCTCGTTGTCGTAGAAGTCGTAGGTCAGCCGCAGCACCGGATCGCCAAAGACGTCCTTGTAAACAGGGTCCAAGTCCAGGAAGTTGTGGGTGTACGCCTGGATCTCGCCCTGCACGCTCACGCCGACCACGCCGTCCCAGTTGCGCCTCAGGTTGTTCTTCCAGCTCTGGCCCCACTCCTTGCCGCGTCCGGCCAGGCTGCCCACATCGGCGGTGGTGGGAATCTGCCCGTCCTCCGGGGGGCCGCTGTTGCCCCCCTTGTCCTGTGGCAGCGGCGGCATGGACAGCACCGAGGTCAGCGGATCGCGCTGCCCCGCCCCGGCATAGATGGATGCCCCCCCGATGAAATTCACGTTCGAATGGTCGAAGTTATCGGCATTGAAGTCGTAGATCAGGCTCAGGGTGACGCCGTTGGCGGCGAACTGGTTGAAGCGCCGGCCCTCGAAGACCGTGGTGGTGGGTGTTTGCAACAGCTGGTAGGTGTAGTTCTTGCCAACCATGCCCCGGTTGTTGCCCACGCCGTTCTTGTGGGTGGCGCTTTTCGAGAGCAGCAGCAGGCGCACGTTGGTCAGGGTGTAGCCGCTGACCACCACCACGTCGGCGGGCTGCACGTGTTCCTGGCCGGTCAGCAGGTCCACGTAGGTCAGTCCGGTGGCCAGCCCGTCCGGGCCGATGTTGATGCGCCGCACCTTGCAGTACGTCCGCACCTCGTAATTGCCGGTCTGCAGCGCTG
This window encodes:
- a CDS encoding GMC family oxidoreductase produces the protein MPKVHKKVDVVTVGAGWTSSIMGWKLGAAGHSVVALEFGEARWTNPDFAHNHDPLRHEVRKALMYDISQETWSWRPNRNAPSLPIRQYGSFHPGRGIGGASVHWTAQFWRFLPADFQHRSHNIARYGKNKIPADMTIQDWPLSYDELEPYYDAVDYDLGVAGAAGNLGGQILPGGNPFEAPRSRPYPLPPHPLTIHGQIFQDAARSLGYTPFPQPAGILSQAYRDVSGRVRSGCIYCGYCTRYGCEVDAKTSAVTSHIPAALQTGNYEVRTYCKVRRINIGPDGLATGLTYVDLLTGQEHVQPADVVVVSGYTLTNVRLLLLSKSATHKNGVGNNRGMVGKNYTYQLLQTPTTTVFEGRRFNQFAANGVTLSLIYDFNADNFDHSNVNFIGGASIYAGAGQRDPLTSVLSMPPLPQDKGGNSGPPEDGQIPTTADVGSLAGRGKEWGQSWKNNLRRNWDGVVGVSVQGEIQAYTHNFLDLDPVYKDVFGDPVLRLTYDFYDNEKNMYRFLATKTDQIARRMKPTRLKTTSELGGYNVHQYQSTHCTGGAIMGSDPSNSVTNSYGQVWDAPNVFVTGAALYPQNPGANPTGTLLALTYRSADAIRDRYFRRPGELLT
- a CDS encoding cupredoxin domain-containing protein; the encoded protein is MRGTAVLLLGALLSGCSAGYRERNAYAIDLTDTGLFAPATLRIAPGASVTFHNAGVQPREVYYHAGDVVTRQSRPPGAPNLTPDTAQPANAAPWRSGTLYPGESWTHAFTEPGAYVFESPYAAGFAGNPSTQSDRYGNQQGQQTRYTNDNPRQVAAGVITVVSGEASAPADSAPIRTPAAPPGGDD